A stretch of Capricornis sumatraensis isolate serow.1 chromosome 10, serow.2, whole genome shotgun sequence DNA encodes these proteins:
- the CYB561D2 gene encoding transmembrane reductase CYB561D2, with the protein MALSVETESHIYRALRTASGAAAHLVALGFTIFVAVLARPGSSLFSWHPVLMSLAFSFLMTEALLVFSPESSLLRSLSRKGRARCHWVLQLLALLCALLGLGLVILHKEQLGKAHLATWHGRAGLLAVLWAGLQCSGGVGLLYPKLLPRWPLAKLKLYHATSGLVGYLLGGASLLLGMCSLWFTATVTGGVWYLAVLCPVITSLVIMNQVSNAYLYRKRIQP; encoded by the exons ATGGCCCTTTCTGTGGAGACCGAGTCACACATATACCGAGCTCTGCGCACTGCCTCCGGGGCTGCTGCCCACCTTGTGGCCTTGGGCTTCACCATCTTTGTGGCTGTACTTGCCAGGCCTGGCTCCA GTCTCTTCTCCTGGCACCCTGTGCTTATGTCTTTGGCT TTCTCTTTCCTGATGACCGAGGCATTGCTGGTGTTCTCTCCTGAGAGTTCGTTGCTGCGCTCCCTTTCACGAAAGGGCCGAGCGCGTTGCCACTGGGTTCTGCAGCTTCTGGCCTTGCTGTGTGCATTGCTGGGCCTGGGCCTTGTCATCCTCCACAAGGAACAGCTCGGCAAAGCCCACCTGGCCACGTGGCACGGGCGGGCAGGGCTGCTAGCTGTGCTGTGGGCAGGGCTGCAGTGCtcgggtggggtggggctgctcTACCCCAAATTGCTGCCTCGATGGCCCCTGGCCAAGCTTAAGCTGTACCATGCCACTTCGGGATTGGTGGGCTACCTTCTAGGGGGTGCCAGCCTCTTGTTGGGCATGTGCTCACTCTGGTTCACTGCCACAGTCACCGGTGGGGTCTGGTACCTGGCTGTGCTTTGCCCTGTCATTACCAGCTTGGTCATTATGAACCAGGTGAGCAACGCCTACCTGTACCGCAAGAGGATCCAGCCGTGA
- the TMEM115 gene encoding transmembrane protein 115: protein MQRALPGARQHLGAILSSASVVVKALCAAVLFLYLLSFAVDTGCLAVTPGYLFPPNFWIWTLATHGLMEQHVWDVAISLATVVVAGRLLEPLWGALELLIFFSVVNVSVGLLGAFAYLLTYMASFNLVYLFTVRIHGTLGFLGGVLVALKQTMGDCVVLRVPQVRVSVVPMLLLGLLLLLRLATLLQSPALASYGFGLISSWVYLRFYQRHSRGRGDMADHFAFATFFPEILQPVVSLLANLVHGLLVKVKICQKTVKRYDVGAPSSITISLPGTDPQDAERRRQLALKALNERLKRVEDQSVWPSMDDDEEEAGAKMDSPVPSDKAPTPPGKGAVPESSLITFEAAPPTL, encoded by the exons ATGCAGCGCGCCCTACCGGGCGCCCGCCAACACTTGGGGGCCATTCTGTCCAGCGCCAGCGTGGTGGTGAAGGCTCTGTGCGCGGCGGTACTATTTCTGTATCTGCTGTCCTTCGCCGTGGACACGGGCTGCCTGGCGGTCACCCCAGGCTACCTCTTTCCGCCCAACTTCTGGATCTGGACCCTGGCTACCCATGGGTTGATGGAACAGCATGTGTGGGATGTGGCCATCAGCCTGGCCACGGTAGTGGTAGCTGGACGTTTGCTGGAGCCCCTCTGGGGGGCCTTGGAGCTGCTCATCTTCTTCTCAGTGGTGAACGTGTCTGTGGGGCTGCTGGGGGCCTTCGCCTACCTCCTCACCTACATGGCTTCCTTCAACTTGGTCTACCTTTTCACTGTCCGCATCCACGGCaccctgggcttcctaggtggtgtcCTGGTGGCACTCAAGCAAACCATGGGGGACTGTGTGGTCCTGCGAGTGCCCCAGGTGCGTGTCAGTGTGGTGCCCATGCTGCtgttggggctgctgctgctgctgcggctggcCACACTGCTCCAGAGCCCGGCACTGGCCTCCTATGGCTTTGGGCTGATCTCCAGTTGGGTGTATCTTCGCTTCTACCAGCGCCATAGCCGAGGCCGAGGGGACATGGCCGACCACTTTGCTTTCGCCACCTTCTTCCCCGAGATCCTGCAGCCTGTGGTGAGCCTGCTGGCGAACCTGGTGCATGGCCTCCTGGTGAAAGTAAAGATAtgccagaagacagtgaagcGCTATGATGTGGGCGCCCCATCCTCCATTACCATCAGCCTCCCAGGCACAGACCCTCAAGACGCAGAGCGGAGAAG GCAACTGGCTCTGAAGGCCCTCAACGAGCGGTTGAAGCGAGTGGAGGACCAATCCGTCTGGCCCAGCATGGACGACGATGAAGAGGAGGCTGGGGCCAAGATGGATAGCCCCGTCCCATCAGACAAGGCCCCCACACCCCCAGGGAAGGGGGCTGTCCCAGAGTCCAGCCTGATCACCTTTGAGGCAGCTCCCCCGACGCTGTAA